The genomic window CTTGGGGTAATTGGCGTATTAAAGAAACCAAATTTAAACAAAAAAGAAGTTTCACGCTAAAGTAAGATTATGGAGCGAAAATAAATGAAGCGTATTATCAAAGGCTTTTCAAATTTTTTAAACACTAGACTTGGCTTTGTTATCCTTGCAGTCGTACTGTATACGATCAAAACCGTCTATGCTTATACCACGAAGTTCAACCTTGGAGTAAAGGGATCACTTCAAACCTTTTTAATGGTAATTAATCCAATACCGGTCATGTTATTGCTATTTGGATTAGCACTGTACATGAAAGGTCGCAAATCGTATATCTTTTTGCTGATCATTGATTTTCTTGATTCTGTCTGGTTGTTCTCGAATATCCTGTATTATCGAGAATTCTCAGATTTCTTAACAATGATCTTGATCAAAGGTTCGGGATCAGTCTCCAACAACCTTGGTAAGAGTATCATGGGAATTGTTAAACCAACTGACTTTCTCGTCTTTTTAGATGTACTTATTTTGATATTATTATTAGCCTTCAAAGTTATTCGGATGGATGTTAAACGACTGAAATGGAGAATTCCTATTTTGGTATCTTGTTTAGCTGTCTTGTTATTCGGTGCCAATTTAACTTTGGCTGAAAGCGATAGATCCGGACTTTTGACTAGAACATTTGACAATAACTACATTGTTAAATATTTAGGACTTAATGCGTTCAACGTTTATGATGTCGTCAAGACCACAAAGACTAATGCTGTTAAAGCACAGTCTAAGAGTTCCGATCTAGATTCAATCAAGAAGTACATGAAGGATAACTATGCTACACCTAACGCTGAATACACCGGCGTAGCTAAAGGTAAAAATGTCTTTGTCATTCACTTGGAGAGTTTCCAGCAGTATTTGATCGACTATAAGTGGGATGGACAGGAAGTAACTCCTAATTTAAATAAGATTTATCATGAAAACGACACTCTAAGCTTCGACAACTTTTTCAACCAGGTTGGACAAGGTAAGACTGCCGATGCTGAGTTAATGCTTGAAAACTCGTTATTTGGTTTACCAGAAGGTGCTGCCATGGTTACCGATGGTACAAGTAATACTTTCCAGGCCGCACCAGCTATTCTGGATCAAAAAGGTTATACCACAGCTTCATTCCATGGGGATGTTCCAAGTTTCTGGAATCGTGACAACACTTATAAGTCATGGGGCTATGATTATTTCTTCAGTTCTAATTATTACAAAGAGAAGAAAGACTACAATGTCGGCTATGGTATGAAGGATAAGATCTTCTTGCGTGATTCAGCACAATACGTGCAACAATTGCCACAACCTTTCTATGCCAAATTGATTACTGTTACTAACCATTATCCATATACGTTGGATAAGAAGAACCAAAGTATCTCTAAGACTGATACTGGAGACAGTACCGTTGATGGATATGTCCAAACAGCCCACTATCTTGATCAAGCTATTGGCGAATTCATGGATTGGCTCAAAGCTACTGGTTTAGACAAAAATAGTATGGTCGTGTTCTATGGTGACCACTATGGTATTTCTGATAACC from Companilactobacillus sp. includes these protein-coding regions:
- a CDS encoding LTA synthase family protein, encoding MKRIIKGFSNFLNTRLGFVILAVVLYTIKTVYAYTTKFNLGVKGSLQTFLMVINPIPVMLLLFGLALYMKGRKSYIFLLIIDFLDSVWLFSNILYYREFSDFLTMILIKGSGSVSNNLGKSIMGIVKPTDFLVFLDVLILILLLAFKVIRMDVKRLKWRIPILVSCLAVLLFGANLTLAESDRSGLLTRTFDNNYIVKYLGLNAFNVYDVVKTTKTNAVKAQSKSSDLDSIKKYMKDNYATPNAEYTGVAKGKNVFVIHLESFQQYLIDYKWDGQEVTPNLNKIYHENDTLSFDNFFNQVGQGKTADAELMLENSLFGLPEGAAMVTDGTSNTFQAAPAILDQKGYTTASFHGDVPSFWNRDNTYKSWGYDYFFSSNYYKEKKDYNVGYGMKDKIFLRDSAQYVQQLPQPFYAKLITVTNHYPYTLDKKNQSISKTDTGDSTVDGYVQTAHYLDQAIGEFMDWLKATGLDKNSMVVFYGDHYGISDNHKKAMSKITGIKNFNDFDNAQYQRVPFMVHMDGLKGGVNHTYGGEIDVLPTLLNLLGIKDNDMIQFGSDLLSPEHSQIVAFRNGDFVSPKVTKVGSTYYNTKNGKVDKNLSAQEKAKMSNRVTTELSLSDRVINGDLLRFYHPAGFTKVDKKDYSYKKSTALKRLKEARTKNGTSILAQNDNKSLLDLYQTDAPELK